In Brachypodium distachyon strain Bd21 chromosome 5, Brachypodium_distachyon_v3.0, whole genome shotgun sequence, the genomic window CAGCCCGCCCAGAGCAGGCAGGCACTTCATCTTCCTGCAGTTCCTGAGGTACAGCCGCGTCAGCTTCTCCAGCGCGCCCAACCAGCTCGGCCATGTCACCCCTGGGTACCTCGTGATGTGCAGGCCACGGAGATCCGGGTGTGGTCGGAGGCCTTCGAGAACGGCAGCGGCAATGTCAGCAGAAGCAGCCAGAGGAGCTGCCGCAGAGCTTCCAGCAGCTGAAGGTACTTCATTAACTTGGCATTGCAGCTTTGCTTGCAGGGGCGCCCACTCGAGCTTAAGGACCTTGACTGAGCCTTTGCTCGCGAGGCGAGCCTGCTCAGCTTCCTCCTTGCTCTCCACGGCTTCCAGGCCCTTTATGCTCAGCGTCCCACCCAGGGAGCTCATGCCCGCCAGCTCCGACATGGCATGCCCTTCTTTCTCGGACCCCTTGATCATCCTGAACTCGAGTGGGCCTTGCAGCTTCACCAGGCTCCCGATGCGGCTGATGGTAGAGATGCACTCTGTATGTATGTCAAGGTGCCGCATGTTGATCAGCCTGCTCATGTCATCAGGAAACTTGCACTGCCTGTTCCCCTCCTTGAAGCTGAATGTCTGGAGAAACAGCAGCCCCGTGACTTGATCGCAGAGATCAGTCATGGTGCTTGGGAGGCCTAGGTACCTCACATGTTTCAGCTTGTTGATACTTGCAGGCAGTTGAGTTAGGCCTGTCTCTGACAAATCAAGCACTCTCACACCCTTGAATTGTGTCAGTACACTTTTGTCAATGGCAACCAAGGGGTTCGATGTCGAAGGACCGTTGTCATCATCATCCTTTAGGACTAGCAAGGTACGCAGATTGCTGAGAGTGGTGGAGTAAGCCTTGAGCTGATCAAGAAATCCGCTAGTAACCGCCAAGTGGCGAACCGTCACCGGGATGCTTCTCGGCACGCTCGTGCGAGAGATGCTCATGCAATTCTTGGCAGAAGCCCGGCGTATCATCTGATGGATGTGCTCGTGGATCACATAAGCTGTATCGTCTTTGTCTTTGTCTCCTGATCCACCCCTGTTGCTGTTGTCTTCTCTTTGGAACAAGGAACGATCCACCAGGCTGTTGAAGTAGCCTCTGGCGATGTCTTCCATGCTGTTGTTTCCGCCAGGACAAGACTCGGTGTCCTCCACGAAGCCATGGGCTATCCACATCCTGGTCAACTTTTCAATCTCCAACCTGCAGCCGTATGGGAATATGCTGCAGAAGGAGAAGCAACGCTGCAGGTGCGGCGGCAGATGACGGTACGTGAATAGATGCCCTGAAATCACGCTGCCAATGTTATGGTCGATGTTGTTTAAGATGTCGGAACACCGTCTAAGACTCGCCCGGGCCCTCTGTTCCTTCAACTCGTCGCCGATGTCAATGGCTGCCAATGGGGAACCCTTGAGCTTGTGCACCTGTTTATGAAGGAGTTCCTGGCTTCGAGGGTCACCAGTAGTACCTATAAGGTTTGCAGTTTCATTTATCAGCAGTGTCATCTCCTTTGGTTTGATCCCGTTCAGGACTATGGTAGCGTCTGCTGCTCCGAGTGTCGTGGCACAGATCTTGGCTCGAGTCGTCAACACGATCCTGCTCCCGTGTCCGGCGAAACGGGTGAACGAGTCCAGTGCCACGCGTGCCTGCTTCCTTGCCGTTGCTGTCGTTGCCGATTCGTGGTTCCACACGTCGTCCAGCACGAGCAGGCACCTCTTGGACATCAACAGCTTGCCCAGCTCCGTCTGAAGGCTAGAAACGTTCATCTTGCCTACCGGCTTATCGCCCGCGGCAGACTTCCAGATCTCTTTCAGGAGGTCAAACTCTGTGTTCTTGTCGTAGGCGTGTACCCATATGCGGAGATCAAACTTTTCTTGGACGTCGCGGTATGCCTGGCGAGCAAGCTCCGTTTTCCCCATCCCGGCATCGCCAACGATGGCGATGACCTtcttctcctgctcctgcagctTGCCGTCCTTCTGCAGCATGGAGACTAGCTGGGTATACTCGTCCTGGTACCCGAAGAAGCTCTTCTGATCCTTTGCAGGGTTGGGGCcagtttcttctcttttcaaGATGGAAGAATCTCCGCGATGCGAGTCTCGGTACAGCTCCTGCGCCCTGCCACGAAGCTCGTCGAGGTTCTTGAGAACTTTGTCCAGCTGATCCAATGAAGCCTTGCTGCTGgtgccagcagcagcaatccCCGCGGATTTGCTGCTGCCGGCACCGCTCTGAcgcttcatcttcatcttcttggtcttcttctttcctaGATTGTTAGTATTAACTTTCGCTGTCTCGGCCTCATGGATCTCCAACTGGAACAGGTCCAAGATCTCCTCCGCGTCATGGATGGCGTCCTTGAGCCTCCACAGACGGTCGAGCCTGGTTTGGCCGTTGACGAAGCCCATGTTGTCTGGATCGAGGAAGCCCTTGATGTCCTCCAGATCCTGCGCCAGTCTCTGCAGCTTCTCCTTGGTGCCCTTGGATAGCTTGCCGCACATGCTGGACGCGCAGGATCGTGCGACCTCCATGAGCTTGGTGATGTGAGGCGACACGAACCACCCGACCGCTGCCACTATAAAAGCTTCTGCTACTAGCACCATCGATCGATTTCTATCTAGCTAGCTGCTCTACGTCTCACCTGCAAAATCAATTAATGAGCTAAAAATGATGGATCTGATACATATCTAATTAACAGGAATGATATTACAGGTTTAAGTTCAACGATCTAAAAGCACTAGTACCTGTGAAATTCACAACTTAGAACGACGCCAGACGACCGATCAACAGAACGCAGATATATAGCTCAAATACGCACTGTATATATGATGTACGTACCAAGTATCAAGTAGCTATAGATGTTGGTCTGGTATAGCTAGGATTCATACGATCGAATTCTCCCCATCCCAGCAGCCAAAGGGGGGAGATATGGAATGAGGTGATAAAAGTCAAGTCAAGCGATACAAGTTAGGTCGATGCATGTTTCTGCTATCGTTATTAGCTAATTATTAAGCCTTATGAAGAGGAAAACTCAATCATCATCTGGTGGTTTGAGACGTCCCTGCGATTGGTGGTCCACTAGAAACAAAATTTAGTGAATTGGACTAGGGCCGGCAGATGGCTAACAATAATTAACCAAGTCAATGTTGTTAGGAGCAATCCGACCGGTTTAAGATTATTCCCTAGA contains:
- the LOC104585495 gene encoding putative disease resistance protein RGA3, with product MVLVAEAFIVAAVGWFVSPHITKLMEVARSCASSMCGKLSKGTKEKLQRLAQDLEDIKGFLDPDNMGFVNGQTRLDRLWRLKDAIHDAEEILDLFQLEIHEAETAKVNTNNLGKKKTKKMKMKRQSGAGSSKSAGIAAAGTSSKASLDQLDKVLKNLDELRGRAQELYRDSHRGDSSILKREETGPNPAKDQKSFFGYQDEYTQLVSMLQKDGKLQEQEKKVIAIVGDAGMGKTELARQAYRDVQEKFDLRIWVHAYDKNTEFDLLKEIWKSAAGDKPVGKMNVSSLQTELGKLLMSKRCLLVLDDVWNHESATTATARKQARVALDSFTRFAGHGSRIVLTTRAKICATTLGAADATIVLNGIKPKEMTLLINETANLIGTTGDPRSQELLHKQVHKLKGSPLAAIDIGDELKEQRARASLRRCSDILNNIDHNIGSVISGHLFTYRHLPPHLQRCFSFCSIFPYGCRLEIEKLTRMWIAHGFVEDTESCPGGNNSMEDIARGYFNSLVDRSLFQREDNSNRGGSGDKDKDDTAYVIHEHIHQMIRRASAKNCMSISRTSVPRSIPVTVRHLAVTSGFLDQLKAYSTTLSNLRTLLVLKDDDDNGPSTSNPLVAIDKSVLTQFKGVRVLDLSETGLTQLPASINKLKHVRYLGLPSTMTDLCDQVTGLLFLQTFSFKEGNRQCKFPDDMSRLINMRHLDIHTECISTISRIGSLVKLQGPLEFRMIKGSEKEGHAMSELAGMSSLGGTLSIKGLEAVESKEEAEQARLASKGSVKVLKLEWAPLQAKLQCQVNEVPSAAGSSAAAPLAASADIAAAVLEGLRPHPDLRGLHITRYPGVTWPSWLGALEKLTRLYLRNCRKMKCLPALGGLPCLELLDIKELTTVERIDSGFCGGGGGRGAFPKLKKLLLDDMPRLVAWDDAPKQAFSRLEEVSIADCPLVSSLSALGSCIGPIHLRVKGRTAIREDALPANFTDGDSTCVFE